From a single Chlorocebus sabaeus isolate Y175 chromosome X, mChlSab1.0.hap1, whole genome shotgun sequence genomic region:
- the ARMCX6 gene encoding protein ARMCX6: MGRAREVGWMAAGLMIGAGACYCVYKLTIGRDDSEKLEEEEEEEWDDDQELDEEEPDIWFDFETMARPWSEDGDWTEPGAPGGTEDRPSGGGKANRAHPIKQRPFPYEHKNTWSAQNCKNGSCVLDLSKCLFIQGKLLFAEPKDAGFPFSQAINSHLASLSMVRNTGPTPDPTVREALCATDNLNASIESEGQIKMYINEVCQETVSRCSNSFLQQAGLNLLISMTVINNMLAKSVSDLKFPLISEGSGYAKVQVLKPLMGLSEKPVLAGELVGAQMLFSFMSLFIRKGNREILPETPAP; the protein is encoded by the coding sequence ATGGGCCGGGCTCGGGAAGTGGGTTGGATGGCGGCAGGACTGATGATTGGGGCTGGTGCCTGCTACTGCGTTTACAAACTGACCATAGGAAGAGATGACAGTGagaagctggaggaggaggaggaagaggagtgggACGATGACCAGGAGCTGGATGAGGAGGAGCCTGATATTTGGTTTGATTTTGAAACTATGGCTCGGCCCTGGAGTGAGGATGGGGATTGGACTGAACCTGGGGCCCCAGGTGGCACTGAGGACAGGCCCTCAGGGGGAGGCAAGGCCAACCGAGCACACCCAATAAAACAGCGGCCATTCCCCTATGAACATAAAAATACTTGGAGTGCTCAAAATTGTAAAAATGGCAGTTGTGTTCTGGACCTCTCCAAGTGTCTTTTCATTCAGGGAAAACTGTTGTTTGCTGAGCCCAAGGATGCGGGCTTTCCATTTAGCCAGGCTATCAATAGCCATTTGGCCAGTCTCTCAATGGTTAGAAACACGGGCCCCACACCAGACCCCACTGTTAGAGAGGCTTTGTGTGCCACGGATAACTTAAATGCCAGCATTGAAAGTGAGGGCCAGATTAAGATGTACATCAATGAAGTGTGTCAGGAGACTGTGTCACGTTGCAGCAACTCATTTCTGCAGCAGGCCGGATTAAATTTGTTAATAAGCATGACAGTTATTAATAACATGCTTGCCAAGTCCGTTTCAGACTTGAAGTTTCCTTTGATATCAGAGGGAAGTGGATATGCTAAGGTTCAGGTTTTGAAACCACTGATGGGTTTGTCTGAAAAGCCAGTCTTGGCGGGGGAGTTAGTCGGTGCCCAGATGCTCTTCTCATTCATGTCCCTCTTtatcagaaaaggaaacagagagatTCTCCCGGA